Proteins encoded together in one Prunus dulcis chromosome 3, ALMONDv2, whole genome shotgun sequence window:
- the LOC117621289 gene encoding heat shock protein 90-6, mitochondrial has product MHRLPRRSVSAILRHGGARHRTTAAPISCASTHLGSVGETDAKVRWHSALASGKFNPCKPTAQFASNNGLCFGNRFESTAAASDASAEPPAERFEYQAEVNRLMDLIVNSLYSNKEVFLRELISNASDALDKLRFLSVTEPDLLKGGGDLDIRIQTDKDNGIIHIIDSGIGMTRQELVDCLGTIAQSGTAKFSKLLKDSKDAGGDNNLIGQFGVGFYSAFLVADRVVVSTKSPKSDKQYVWQGEANASSYTIQEETDPEKLIPRGTRLSLYLKRDDKGFAVPERIQKLVKNYSQFVSFPIYTWQEKGYTKEVEVDEDPAESKKDGENEKTEVQKKKTKTVVEKYWDWELTNETQPIWLRNPKEVTTEDYNEFYKKTFNEYLDPLASSHFTTEGEVEFRSILYVPAVAPRGKDDIVNSKTKNISLYVKRVFISDDFDGELFPRYLSFVKGVVDSNDLPLNVSREILQESRIVRIMRKRLVRKAFDMILGISMSEDRADYEKFFENFGKHLKLGCIEDRENHKRIAPLLRFFSSQSEDVMISLDEYLENMKPEQKGIYYIASDSVESASNTPFLEKLLEKNFEVLYLVDPIDEVAIQNLESYKEKKFLDISKEDLDLGDKNEEKEKEIKQEYGQTCDWIKKRLGDKVASVQISNRLSSSPCVLVSGKFGWSANMERLMKAQTVGDTSSLEFMRGRRVFEINPEHPIIQNLNAASKINPDDEDAIRAIDLLYDTALVSSGFTPENPAQLGGKIYEMMGLALSGKWSTPVAEVQQPGPQHHNPETLEAEVQHPGTPHHNTKILEAEVVEPVEAGTQK; this is encoded by the exons ATGCATAGGCTTCCTCGACGCTCCGTCTCCGCTATCCTGCGCCACGGCGGCGCACGTCACCGGACCACCGCTGCTCCAATCTCCTGCGCTTCTACCCACTTGGGTTCG gtgggagaaactgaTGCCAAAGTGAGATGGCACTCAGCGTTGGCCTCTGGGAAGTTTAACCCTTGCAAACCCACGGCTCAGTTTGCCTCCAACAATGGACTGTGCTTTGGCAACCGGTTTGAGTCCACTGCTGCAGCCTCTGATGCATCGGCCGAGCCTCCCGCTGAGAGATTCGAGTATCAAGCTGAA GTCAATCGCCTCATGGACCTTATTGTTAACAGCTTGTACAGTAACAAGGAGGTGTTTCTTAGAGAGCTTATCAG CAATGCAAGTGATGCCTTGGACAAGCTCAGGTTTCTCAGTGTTACGGAGCCTGATCTTTTGAAGGGTGGAGGTGATCTTGATATCCGTATCCAGACTGATAAAGACAATGGGATCATACATATCAT TGATTCTGGTATTGGTATGACTCGGCAAGAACTTGTTGACTGTCTGGGAACAATTGCACAAAGTGGGACCGCAAAGTTCTCAAAGTTGTTGAAG GATAGTAAAGATGCGGGTGGTGACAACAATTTGATTGGTCAGTTTGGTGTTGGCTTTTACTCGGCATTCCTTGTTGCTGATCGG GTTGTTGTCTCCACAAAGAGCCCAAAATCTGACAAACAATATGTATGGCAAGGAGAGGCAAATGCTAGCTCGTATACAATTCAGGAGGAGACTGACCCTGAGAAGCTTATTCCTAGAGGAACCCGCCTGAGCTTGTATCTCAAG CGTGATGACAAAGGTTTTGCTGTTCCAGAACGGATACAGAAGCTTGTGAAAAACTATTCAcagtttgtttcttttcctatATACACTTGGCAGGAAAAGGGGTACACTAAAGAG GTTGAGGTTGATGAGGATCCAGCTGAATCCAAAAAGGatggagaaaatgagaaaaccgaggtacaaaagaaaaaaacaaagactgTTGTTGAGAAATACTGGGATTGGGAGCTCACTAATGAGACACAACCAATATGG CTTCGCAATCCTAAGGAAGTCACTACGGAGGACTACAATGAGTTCTACAAGAAAACTTTTAATGAATACTTGGATCCACTAGCATCTTCGCACTTCACAACAGAG GGTGAAGTAGAATTCAGGTCTATTCTGTATGTTCCAGCGGTTGCTCCTAGGGGGAAGGATGACATAGTCAACTCCAAGACAAAAAATATAAGCCTCTATGTGAAAAGGGTGTTCATTTCAGATGATTTTGATGGAGAACTg TTCCCTCGATACTTGAGCTTCGTCAAAGGTGTTGTGGACTCAAATGATCTTCCACTCAATGTTTCACGTGAAATTCTTCAGGAGAGTCGTATT GTACGGATTATGAGGAAGCGCTTGGTTCGGAAGGCCTTTGATATGATCCTGGGAATATCCATGAGTGAGGACAGAGCA GATTATGAAAAGTTCTTCGAAAATTTTGGAAAGCATTTGAAACTGGGTTGCATTGAAGATCGTGAAAATCATAAGCGTATTGCTCCATTGCTTAGATTTTTCTCTTCCCAAAGTGAGGATGTGATGATCAGCTTGGATGAATATCTTGAGAACATGAAACCTGAGCAGAAGGGTATCTATTACATTGCTTCTGATAGTGTAGAAAGCGCAAGCAATACACCATTCCTGGAAAAACTTCTTGAGAAGAATTTCGAA GTGTTGTACTTAGTTGATCCAATTGATGAGGTTGCCATCCAGAACCTGGAATCttacaaggagaagaaattCCTTGATATTAGCAAGGAAGATCTGGATTTAG GGGATAAgaatgaggaaaaagaaaaggagattAAGCAGGAATATGGCCAAACATGTGATTGGATTAAGAAACGTTTGGGTGACAAAGTTGCCAGTGTTCAGATTTCAAACCGTCTTAGCTCGTCACCCTGCGTTCTTGTCTCTGGGAAGTTTGGTTGGTCTGCCAACATGGAGAG GTTGATGAAGGCACAAACTGTTGGTGATACTTCTAGTCTTGAGTTTATGAGAGGCAGGAGGGTGTTTGAGATTAATCCTGAGCACCCAATCATTCAAAACTTGAAT GCTGCAAGCAAGATCAACCCGGATGATGAAGATGCTATTAGAGCTATTGATCTTTTGTATGATACAGCTTTGGTGTCTAGTGGTTTTACC CCTGAGAATCCAGCACAGCTGGGTGGAAAGATATATGAGATGATGGGTTTGGCTCTTTCTGGGAAATGGTCTACACCTGTCGCCGAGGTTCAGCAACCAGGACCCCAACACCACAACCCGGAGACGTTAGAGGCTGAGGTTCAGCATCCAGGAACCCCACATCACAACACCAAGATATTAGAGGCTGAGGTGGTTGAGCCTGTTGAAGCTGGTACCCAGAAATGA
- the LOC117621250 gene encoding OBERON-like protein, translated as MGTSSGSNIHHQPSSKMLPPRQQPRAGGLQTSLSLVSSDPRLSPEEPRSNSDHRRESPTESASSRETWPTADAIMAKKMENGKAENDCPEQSVIRRLSSADKISLRDIARERVDIISEKMHHLPDEFQEELKNNLRVILDGNGGSQQRDEFFILQKLVQSRTDLTAKTLIRAHRVQLEILVAINTGILAFLHPNISLSQTSLIEVFVYKRCRNIACQNQIPADDCTCEICTKRNGFCNLCMCVVCNKFDFEVNTCRWVGCDLCSHWTHTDCAIRDGLICMGASGKSGSGPSEMLFRCRACNRTSELLGWVKDVFQHCAPAWDPEALTRELDFVSRIFHGSEDPRGQKLFWKCKELKEKIESGLAESSAACRAILMFFQELEVDSPNPKSLENGESGRLIAPQEACNRIAEVVQEAIRKMEMVADEKMRMYKKARMAVEACDRELQDKAREVQELKLERQKKKVQIEELEKIVRLKHAEADMFQLKANEAKREAERLQRIALAKSDKSEEEYASSYLKQRLSEAEAEKQYLFEKIKLQESSRASQSSGGGGDASQLLMYSKMHDMLYNAPPKADCLPNERHPFRKNP; from the exons ATGGGTACATCATCTGGCTCCAATATACACCACCAACCTTCATCAAAGATGCTTCCTCCTCGTCAGCAACCACGAGCTGGGGGACTACAAACCTCCCTCTCCCTTGTCTCTTCAGATCCTCGGCTTTCCCCTGAAGAACCCAGATCAAATTCTGATCACAGGCGTGAGTCCCCTACTGAGAGTGCCAGTTCTCGAGAAACATGGCCTACTGCTGATGCCATAATGGCAAAGAAGATGGAGAATGGGAAagcagaaaatgattgccCGGAACAATCAGTCATTCGGCGTCTTTCCAGCGCTGATAAGATATCTCTTCGAGACATTGCAAGAGAGCGAGTTGATATAATCTCTGAAAAGATGCATCACCTACCTGATGAGTTTCAGGAAGAATTAAAGAACAACCTCCGAGTAATCCTTGATGGGAATGGTGGTTCGCAGCAGAGAGACGAATTTTTTATCCTGCAGAAGCTTGTTCAAAGTAGAACAGATTTAACAGCGAAGACTTTGATTAGAGCACACAGAGTACAGCTTGAAATCCTTGTTGCAATAAATACCGGGATTCTGGCCTTTTTGCATCCAAATATCAGTCTGTCGCAAACTTCCCTTATTGAAGTTTTCGTGTACAAGAGATGCAGAAATATAGCATGCCAAAACCAGATTCCAGCTGATGATTGTACATGCGAGATATGCACTAAAAGAAATGGTTTCTGCAATCTTTGCATGTGTGTAGTATGTAacaagtttgattttgaagtGAACACTTGCCGTTGGGTTGGTTGTGATTTGTGTTCTCATTGGACTCACACTGATTGTGCTATTCGGGATGGACTAATATGCATGGGTGCCTCTGGTAAGAGTGGATCAGGGCCATCCGAAATGCTTTTTAGGTGTCGAGCTTGCAATCGGACATCTGAGCTACTGGGTTGGGTCAAAGATGTTTTTCAACACTGTGCACCTGCCTGGGACCCGGAGGCTCTGACGAGAGAGCTTGATTTTGTTAGTAGAATTTTTCATGGAAGTGAAGACCCCCGAGGGCAAAAACTCTTCTGGAAGTGTAAGGAACTCAAAGAAAAGATAGAAAGTGGACTTGCAGAGTCATCAGCAGCTTGCAGAGCAATATTGATGTTTTTCCAAG AGCTTGAGGTAGACTCTCCAAATCCAAAGAGCCTGGAAAATGGGGAAAGTGGACGGCTGATAGCCCCGCAGGAGGCCTGTAATCGAATTGCTGAAGTGGTGCAAGAGGCCATAAGGAAGATGGAAATGGTGGCCGATGAGAAGATGAGAATGTACAAGAAAGCCCGAATGGCTGTTGAGGCTTGTGACAGGGAACTCCAGGACAAGGCCAGGGAAGTTCAAGAACTAAAGCTGGAGAggcaaaaaaagaaggtacAAATCGAAGAGCTGGAGAAAATTGTGAGGCTCAAACATGCAGAAGCTGATATGTTCCAACTCAAGGCTAATGAGGCAAAACGAGAGGCTGAGAGGCTCCAGAGGATTGCTCTTGCCAAGTCAGATAAATCGGAGGAAGAATATGCCAGCAGCTACTTGAAACAACGATTGAGTGAAGCTGAGGCAGAAAAGCAGTATCTATTTGAGAAGATTAAACTGCAAGAGAGTTCGCGGGCATCCCAGAGCagcggtggtggtggtgatgcaTCTCAGTTGCTGATGTACTCAAAAATGCATGATATGCTTTACAATGCCCCTCCTAAGGCAGACTGCCTGCCAAACGAACGCCATCCTTTCAGAAAAAATCCTTGA